Proteins encoded by one window of Candidatus Sumerlaea chitinivorans:
- a CDS encoding Fumarylacetoacetate hydrolase family protein encodes MRLYRYLWEEKPCLGILDGEEVIPADTIFELAGYSAPEAVRHADLKAIAGAPDAVVVRLQETLKEAKQRGVDRHLPRVPLTELRPLAPIPRPGKFICVGLNYRDHCEEQNLEPPKSPVLFAKFANAIANPGDEIRKPQVTNKLDFEGELGVVIGRGGKHIPQAEALDHVFGYTIVNDVSARDVQKQDGQWLRAKSMDGFAPIGPCITTTDEIPDPQTLALRTTVNGVVMQDSHTSRMIFSVAMLIEFISRCMTLEPGDIISTGTPSGVGVWRNPPVFLQDGDVVRIEIERIGVLQNTVRWE; translated from the coding sequence GTGCGTCTCTACCGGTACCTATGGGAAGAAAAACCGTGTTTGGGCATCCTTGACGGGGAAGAGGTCATCCCCGCGGATACCATCTTTGAACTTGCAGGCTATTCGGCGCCCGAGGCCGTCCGGCATGCGGATCTAAAAGCGATTGCGGGTGCGCCCGACGCTGTGGTTGTTCGGCTGCAAGAGACCTTAAAAGAAGCTAAGCAGCGGGGGGTAGATCGCCACCTGCCTCGCGTTCCACTTACTGAGCTGCGGCCGCTCGCTCCGATCCCCCGCCCGGGGAAATTTATCTGCGTGGGGTTAAATTACCGCGACCACTGCGAGGAGCAAAACCTCGAGCCGCCCAAATCTCCAGTCCTATTCGCCAAATTTGCCAATGCGATCGCAAATCCCGGAGACGAGATCCGAAAACCGCAAGTTACCAACAAGCTGGACTTCGAGGGCGAACTGGGGGTAGTGATTGGGCGAGGGGGTAAACATATCCCTCAGGCTGAGGCGCTCGACCATGTATTCGGGTACACGATCGTCAACGATGTGAGCGCGCGCGACGTGCAAAAGCAGGATGGGCAATGGCTGCGCGCAAAAAGCATGGATGGTTTCGCGCCAATTGGCCCATGCATCACCACAACGGATGAAATTCCCGACCCGCAGACCTTGGCTCTGCGCACAACCGTGAACGGCGTCGTGATGCAGGATAGCCACACGAGTCGGATGATTTTCAGTGTCGCCATGCTGATTGAGTTTATCTCTCGCTGCATGACCCTTGAGCCCGGCGATATTATCTCGACCGGCACGCCGAGCGGGGTTGGCGTGTGGCGCAACCCACCAGTCTTCCTGCAAGATGGCGATGTCGTGCGAATTGAAATCGAACGAATTGGCGTTTTGCAGAATACGGTGCGGTGGGAATAG
- a CDS encoding NADH-ubiquinone oxidoreductase chain J, with amino-acid sequence MTTELAIFWIFASLSGLAAVIAVFARNIANAAYALFFSLGAIAGIYGLLGADFLAITQVVIYVGGIVTLLLFGILLTNRSLEDLVRSDRRPYVVGVLGGVGIFGILLAILATARWQIEPTPALEGTTAALGYLLLQKYVFAFEFSSLTLLAALVGASYLVRRKERD; translated from the coding sequence ATGACGACCGAACTTGCGATATTTTGGATTTTCGCTTCCTTGTCGGGCCTTGCGGCCGTGATTGCAGTCTTTGCCCGCAACATCGCAAATGCCGCTTACGCACTGTTCTTTTCGCTCGGTGCGATCGCAGGGATTTACGGCCTTCTTGGCGCGGACTTTCTGGCAATTACGCAGGTCGTGATTTATGTGGGAGGGATCGTCACACTCCTGCTCTTTGGTATCCTTCTCACCAACCGTTCCTTGGAAGATTTGGTTCGATCGGACCGACGACCGTACGTAGTGGGCGTCCTTGGTGGCGTGGGAATTTTTGGTATTCTCCTCGCTATCCTTGCAACCGCTCGTTGGCAGATTGAGCCCACCCCTGCGCTCGAGGGCACAACGGCAGCTTTGGGGTATCTTTTGCTGCAAAAATATGTGTTCGCTTTTGAGTTTTCCTCTCTGACTTTGCTGGCGGCGCTGGTGGGCGCTTCTTACCTCGTCCGGCGAAAGGAGCGCGATTGA
- a CDS encoding NADH-ubiquinone oxidoreductase chain K, which translates to MVTVYHYLILSAFLFSVGVLGVLARRNAVGILISIELILNAANINFLAFSRYGAKVLGIPTLSTPVALDGHVFAIFVIILAACEAAIALAIIINIFNSFGSIEVDSASTMRG; encoded by the coding sequence GTGGTTACCGTCTATCACTATCTGATTTTAAGCGCGTTCTTGTTTTCCGTAGGCGTGCTTGGGGTTCTTGCGCGCCGGAACGCAGTCGGAATCCTCATCTCCATCGAGCTGATTCTGAACGCGGCAAACATCAACTTCTTGGCATTCTCACGCTATGGTGCGAAAGTGCTCGGCATTCCAACGCTGTCCACGCCGGTAGCTTTGGACGGACATGTCTTTGCTATCTTCGTGATTATCCTCGCTGCATGTGAGGCGGCCATTGCCCTGGCCATCATCATCAATATCTTCAACTCGTTCGGATCCATCGAAGTGGATTCCGCGAGTACCATGCGAGGGTAA